From a single Solanum dulcamara chromosome 4, daSolDulc1.2, whole genome shotgun sequence genomic region:
- the LOC129885039 gene encoding 60S acidic ribosomal protein P2-like, translating to MKVIAAYLLAQLGGNSSPSANDLKKILNSVGAEIDDVKIELLLSQVEGKDINELIAAGKQKLASTTTSMSFGCIGGTNNASVDGQVVVKEKKEEKKVDKEEEFDEEDFNFSLFD from the coding sequence ATGAAGGTGATCGCAGCCTATTTGTTGGCCCAATTGGGTGGCAACTCTAGCCCATCAGCTAATGATTTGAAGAAGATTTTGAATTCTGTTGGAGCTGAAATTGATGATGTGAAAATTGAACTATTATTGTCACAAGTGGAAGGCAAAGACAttaatgagttaattgctgctGGCAAACAAAAATTGGCTTCTACTACTACTTCTATGTCCTTTGGATGTATTGGTGGTACAAATAATGCTAGTGTTGATGGACAAGTTGTTgttaaagagaaaaaagaggaaaagaaagttGACAAGGAGGAAgaatttgatgaagaagatTTCAATTTTAGTCTCTTTGATTAG